Proteins encoded in a region of the Pirellulales bacterium genome:
- the rpmE gene encoding 50S ribosomal protein L31 → MKKGIHPKYIETVVKCGCGNTFKTRSTQPELKVDICNACHPFYTGKLKFIDTAGRIEKFKTKFAGAGYASLKRGKKGAAEAAAGAPAGAAAGAAEA, encoded by the coding sequence ATGAAAAAGGGCATTCATCCCAAGTATATCGAAACCGTGGTCAAATGCGGCTGCGGGAATACGTTCAAGACTCGGAGCACTCAGCCCGAGTTGAAAGTCGATATCTGCAACGCCTGCCATCCGTTTTATACCGGGAAGCTGAAGTTCATCGATACGGCCGGCCGCATCGAGAAGTTCAAGACGAAGTTCGCCGGGGCAGGCTACGCTAGCCTCAAGCGCGGCAAAAAGGGAGCCGCCGAGGCCGCGGCAGGCGCACCCGCAGGGGCCGCTGCCGGCGCCGCTGAAGCGTAG